The Panicum virgatum strain AP13 chromosome 5K, P.virgatum_v5, whole genome shotgun sequence genome has a window encoding:
- the LOC120710823 gene encoding protein LURP-one-related 11-like — protein sequence MAKVKPLPEAAAASSPPSQQGEQKPPAVYTVWMKSLVFSGNGCTVYGADGCLAYRVDNYGCRGGREVFFMDRGGNNLIRIQRKSFCMFRRWEACLCFDDGEETRPWFRVHRTWKNGAAVAMHGSGRRATTYKIDGCSRKSDYKISGADGAIVAAIARKQTASGVVLGEDVLTLTVGPEVDHLLVLGLVVVFGLINRFL from the exons ATGGCCAAGGTCAAACCCTTGCCTGAAGCTGCTGCGGCATcatcgccgccgtcgcagcaGGGCGAGCAGAAGCCGCCGGCGGTGTACACGGTGTGGATGAAGTCGCTGGTGTTCAGCGGCAACGGCTGCACCGTCTACGGCGCCGATGGCTGCCTCGCCTACCGCGTCGACAACTACGGCTGCCGGGGCGGCCGCGAGGTCTTCTTCATGGACCGCGGCGGCAACAACCTCATCAGGATCCAAAGGAAG AGCTTCTGTATGTTTAGGAGATGGGAAGCTTGCCTGTGCTTCGACGATGGAGAAGAGACGCGGCCGTGGTTCAGAGTGCACAGGACTTGGAAGAACGGCGCCGCGGTGGCGATGCATGGCAGCGGGAGGAGGGCGACGACGTACAAGATCGACGGGTGCTCGCGCAAGTCCGACTACAAGATCAGCGGCGCCGACGGCGCGATCGTGGCGGCGATCGCGCGGAAGCAGACGGCGTCCGGGGTCGTGCTCGGGGAGGACGTTCTGACGCTGACGGTGGGGCCGGAGGTGGATCATCTGCTCGTTCTGGGTTTAGTGGTCGTGTTTGGCCTAATCAACCGCTTCTTGTGA
- the LOC120710312 gene encoding protein LURP-one-related 11-like, whose product MGADLSKNLALPHHPHHSLQLATKIQPLPAASPSPSAADECQSLHPRGEQVYTVWMKSLVFSGNGCTVYGADGRVAFRVDNYGCRGGREVFFMDRDGKTLIRIQRKGFRVFKRWEARRYFDDGEEARPWFTLHKARKGAAAVTMHGGGGRTYAVEGCSRKSDYKIKGAGGAGVAAIARKQTASGIVLGEDVLTLTVGSEVDHLLVLGMVVVCGLMNRCM is encoded by the exons ATGGGTGCAGATCTGTCCAAGAACTT GGCACTGCCACACCATCCTCATCATTCGCTGCAGCTTGCCACCAAGATCCAGCCCTTACCTGCAGCCTCGCCGTCTCCGTCCGCCGCGGATGAGTGCCAAAGCCTTCATCCGCGAGGCGAGCAGGTGTACACGGTGTGGATGAAGTCGCTGGTGTTCAGCGGCAACGGCTGCACGGTGTACGGTGCCGACGGCCGCGTCGCCTTCCGCGTCGACAACTACGGCTGCCGGGGCGGCCGCGAGGTCTTCTTCATGGACCGCGACGGCAAGACGCTCATCAGGATCCAGAGAAAGGGCTTCAGGGTGTTCAAGAGATGGGAGGCCCGCCGGTACttcgacgacggcgaggaggcgaGGCCGTGGTTTACCCTGCACAAGGCTAGaaaaggcgccgccgccgtgacgatgcacggcggcggcgggaggacgtACGCCGTCGAAGGGTGCTCGCGCAAGTCCGACTACAAGATcaaaggcgccggcggcgccggcgtggccGCGATCGCGCGGAAGCAGACGGCGTCCGGGATCGTGCTCGGAGAGGATGTCCTGACACTGACGGTGGGGTCGGAAGTGGATCATCTGCTCGTCTTGGGGATGGTCGTCGTCTGCGGCCTCATGAACCGCTGCATGTGA
- the LOC120710824 gene encoding protein LURP-one-related 11-like — protein MAKIQPLPAASSPPSCSPSADEPQILQKQAAYTVWMKSLVFNGNGCTVYGADGGVAFRVDNYGCRGGREVFFMDRAGKTLIRIQRKSFGVFRRWEACRYLDDGEETRPWFSVQKAGKNGAAARIHGCGRTFAIDECARKSDYKITGADGAVAAAIERKQTASGVVLGEDVRTLTVGSGTDHLLALGLVVICGLMNRCL, from the coding sequence ATGGCCAAGATCCAGCCCCTGCCTGCAGCCTCGTCGCCTCCCTCCTGCTCACCCTCCGCGGATGAGCCCCAAATCCTGCAGAAACAGGCAGCGTACACGGTGTGGATGAAGTCGCTGGTATTCAACGGCAACGGCTGCACCGTGTacggcgccgacggcggcgtcgcCTTCCGCGTCGACAACTACGGCTGCAGGGGCGGCCGCGAGGTCTTCTTCATGGACCGCGCCGGCAAGACCCTCATCAGGATCCAAAGAAAGAGCTTCGGGGTGTTCAGGAGGTGGGAGGCCTGCCGGTACTTGGACGACGGCGAGGAGACGAGACCGTGGTTCAGCGTGCAGAAGGCTGGCAAGAACGGAGCCGCCGCGAGGATACATGGCTGCGGGAGGACGTTCGCCATCGACGAGTGCGCGCGCAAGTCTGACTACAAAATCACCGGCGCAGAcggcgccgtcgcggcggcgaTCGAGCGGAAGCAGACGGCGTCCGGGGTTGTCCTTGGGGAGGACGTCCGGACACTGACAGTGGGGTCGGGCACAGATCATCTGCTCGCCTTGGGTTTGGTGGTCATATGTGGCCTCATGAACCGGTGCTTgtga
- the LOC120710313 gene encoding protein LURP-one-related 3-like — translation MQQMLCSEAHLIRSSEHIMAIVRIQPLSAHLQPCAAPTDPVEKEVYTVWMKSLVFNGHGCTIYGQDGRVAYRVDNYACSRSREVYVMDSDGKTLIKLLKKNFGVFKTWKGYSYNHGPAGLEQENSKPWFSVQKAHRILRKGEHYSSSAVVTVCMSGKVYKVDGVSHKSEYRITTADGEFVAETKRKHKRAPLEQASGVVLGEDVLSLTLGPTADRLLVVGLVVVCGLLSRCI, via the exons ATGCAGCAGATGCTTTGCAGTGAAGCTCATCtcatcagaagttcagaacacATAATGGCCATCGTTAGGATCCAGCCGCTCTCTGCTCACCTGCAACCTTGTGCTGCTCCGACTGATCCGGTCGAGAAGGAGGTTTACACGGTGTGGATGAAATCGCTGGTGTTCAACGGCCACGGGTGCACGATCTATGGCCAGGACGGACGCGTCGCCTACCGTGTTGACAACTACGcctgcagccgcagccgcgaGGTGTACGTGATGGACAGTGACGGCAAGACGCTGAtcaagctgctcaagaag AATTTTGGGGTGTTCAAGACATGGAAGGGCTACTCTTATAACCACGGCCCTGCAGGCCTGGAACAGGAGAACTCCAAGCCATGGTTCAGCGTTCAGAAGGCTCATCGAATTCTGAGGAAGGGAGAGCATTACAGCAGCAGCGCTGTAGTGACAGTTTGTATGAGTGGGAAGGTTTACAAGGTCGACGGCGTGTCACACAAATCAGAGTACAGAATCACCACCGCAGATGGCGAGTTCGTGGCGGAGACGAAGAGGAAGCAtaag AGGGCACCGTTGGAGCAAGCCTCAGGGGTGGTGCTGGGAGAAGACGTCCTGAGCCTGACACTGGGCCCCACGGCGGATCGCCTGCTTGTTGTCGGGCTTGTGGTCGTGTGTGGCCTCCTCAGCCGCTGCATCTGA